The following proteins come from a genomic window of Streptomyces liliiviolaceus:
- a CDS encoding LCP family protein — protein sequence MDAQGRGRADDIDPADQWVLNPNTGDYELRLENSAPQSTVPGPRSRRTAGAAAPPRGRTAPGRERKGTPEEAPEPGVPGPRRRRAPESPPPGRRKGRPKKSRGKKILLWTGGTMAFLLVGTSTAGYLYWKHLNDNITSVSDDGAGTGGFSKDRAINVLLVGTDKRTGDGNDGYGDSDSPGHADTTVLLHVSKDRTNATAMSIPRDLITDIPDCPTTQEDGSTKVIPGTLNTRFNESLGQEGRTPSCTMRTVTALTGVKMDHFMIADFNAVKTLTTAVDGVDVCLAKDIDDPDSKLKLSKGEHSIQGEEALAFVRTRHSVGFGGDLSRIEIQQQFLSSLMRKLKSNDTLTSPTKMLKLAEAGTKALTVDSKISSINKLRDLGTELGKFPTKNLSFTTVPVADNPTEKVKATVVLQEAKAKELFALIKDDVSLTAVKQEKKKEKAAEAARLKGSKADPAEVRVRVLNGGAVAGSAQETLNWLQLEEGVTKSENAGNAGATLKKTTVEYAPDQADQARRLADLMGLSGSAMKPGKSVTNSQGLPAITLTLGEDFKGAGVSLTTPSTAPEDVEKSTADKVECAK from the coding sequence GTGGACGCGCAAGGCCGTGGGCGGGCGGACGATATCGACCCCGCAGACCAGTGGGTACTCAACCCGAACACAGGCGACTACGAACTGCGACTGGAGAATTCCGCACCGCAGTCGACGGTCCCAGGTCCCCGTTCCCGCAGAACGGCGGGCGCCGCCGCGCCACCGCGCGGGCGCACCGCTCCCGGCCGGGAGCGGAAGGGGACACCGGAGGAGGCGCCGGAGCCCGGCGTGCCCGGTCCGCGCAGACGCCGTGCGCCCGAGAGCCCGCCGCCCGGCCGGCGCAAGGGCAGGCCCAAGAAGTCGCGGGGCAAGAAAATACTGCTCTGGACCGGCGGCACGATGGCCTTCCTGCTCGTCGGTACGAGTACCGCCGGGTACCTCTATTGGAAGCATCTAAACGACAACATCACGTCCGTCTCCGACGACGGCGCGGGTACCGGCGGCTTCAGCAAGGACCGGGCGATCAACGTCCTCCTCGTGGGCACGGACAAGCGCACCGGTGACGGGAACGACGGCTACGGCGACTCGGACAGTCCCGGGCACGCCGACACCACGGTGCTGCTGCATGTCTCCAAGGACCGTACGAACGCCACCGCGATGAGCATTCCGCGTGACCTGATCACCGACATCCCGGACTGCCCGACGACGCAGGAGGATGGTTCCACCAAGGTCATCCCCGGCACGCTGAACACGCGGTTCAACGAGAGTCTGGGCCAGGAGGGCCGGACGCCGAGCTGCACGATGCGGACCGTCACCGCGCTCACCGGCGTCAAGATGGACCACTTCATGATCGCCGACTTCAACGCGGTCAAGACGCTGACGACGGCGGTCGACGGCGTGGACGTCTGTCTCGCCAAGGACATCGACGACCCGGACTCCAAGCTCAAGCTGTCCAAGGGCGAGCACAGCATCCAGGGCGAGGAGGCACTCGCCTTCGTCCGTACCCGCCACTCGGTGGGCTTCGGCGGCGACCTCAGCCGGATCGAGATCCAGCAGCAGTTCCTCAGCTCCCTGATGCGCAAGCTGAAGTCGAACGACACCCTCACCAGCCCCACCAAGATGCTCAAGCTGGCGGAGGCGGGCACCAAGGCGCTGACCGTCGACTCGAAGATCAGCAGCATCAACAAACTGCGTGACCTGGGCACCGAGTTGGGCAAGTTCCCCACCAAGAACCTGTCCTTCACCACCGTGCCGGTGGCCGACAACCCCACCGAGAAGGTCAAGGCCACGGTGGTCCTCCAGGAGGCCAAGGCGAAGGAGTTGTTCGCCCTGATCAAGGACGACGTCTCGCTCACCGCGGTCAAGCAGGAGAAGAAGAAGGAGAAGGCCGCCGAGGCCGCCCGCCTCAAGGGCAGCAAGGCCGACCCCGCCGAGGTACGCGTACGGGTCCTCAACGGCGGTGCGGTCGCGGGCTCCGCGCAGGAGACCCTCAACTGGCTGCAGCTCGAAGAGGGCGTCACGAAGTCCGAGAACGCGGGCAACGCCGGAGCGACGCTGAAGAAGACAACCGTCGAGTACGCTCCCGACCAGGCCGATCAGGCACGCAGGCTCGCCGATCTCATGGGCCTGTCCGGATCGGCCATGAAGCCGGGCAAGAGCGTGACCAACTCCCAGGGTCTTCCTGCGATCACGCTGACCCTCGGTGAGGACTTCAAGGGGGCCGGGGTCTCTCTGACCACTCCGTCGACGGCGCCGGAGGACGTCGAGAAGTCCACGGCGGACAAGGTCGAGTGCGCCAAGTGA
- a CDS encoding LCP family protein produces MNDWPQGWSGNNGGDRQGRGSASARPEGARVMRQVQRGPAGAPHSSAPPHGVPPQQSYTDGHGDDGYDGYNTGQVYGGGGGTQGPGPDGRPGRPAPNWRKRIKWISITVVTVLVVVTVGTYFWADSKLNRDVDLSKVIDRPDAGEGTNYLIVGSDSREGMSAEEKKKLHTGSADGKRTDSMMILHVGDNGNTMISLPRDSNVTIPTFKGSESGKTFQGTGRQVKLNAAYAEDGPELLVRTVEANTGLRIDHYAEIGFAGFAKIVDSVGGVEIEIPKGGMKDTKSGADFEAGKQTLNGEQSLAFVRTRYALAGSDLDRTKNQQKFLSALANQTATPSTVLNPFKLYPTLSSGLDTLTVDKDMSLWDLGSMFLAMKGVTSGDGKSMNMPISGNTGNGNLQWDTAKVKQLVEQLKNDEKVTVTSDR; encoded by the coding sequence ATGAACGATTGGCCCCAGGGATGGTCCGGAAACAACGGCGGCGACCGCCAAGGCCGTGGCAGCGCGAGCGCCCGGCCCGAGGGTGCCCGCGTGATGCGGCAGGTGCAGCGCGGCCCGGCCGGCGCCCCGCACTCCTCGGCGCCTCCTCACGGGGTCCCGCCGCAGCAGTCGTACACCGACGGTCACGGTGACGACGGCTACGACGGATACAACACGGGGCAGGTCTACGGGGGCGGCGGCGGGACGCAGGGCCCCGGCCCCGACGGCCGGCCCGGCCGCCCCGCGCCGAACTGGCGCAAGCGGATCAAGTGGATCTCGATCACCGTGGTCACCGTGCTCGTCGTGGTGACCGTGGGCACGTACTTCTGGGCCGACTCCAAGCTCAACCGGGACGTCGACCTGTCGAAGGTCATCGACCGTCCCGACGCGGGCGAGGGCACGAACTACCTGATCGTCGGCTCCGACAGCCGCGAGGGCATGTCCGCCGAGGAGAAGAAGAAGCTCCACACGGGCTCCGCCGACGGCAAGCGCACGGACTCGATGATGATCCTGCACGTGGGCGACAACGGGAACACGATGATCTCGCTGCCCCGCGACTCGAACGTGACGATCCCCACCTTCAAGGGCTCCGAGTCCGGCAAGACCTTCCAGGGCACCGGCCGCCAGGTGAAGCTGAACGCCGCGTACGCGGAGGACGGCCCCGAGCTGCTCGTACGGACCGTCGAGGCCAACACGGGCCTGCGCATCGACCACTACGCGGAGATCGGCTTCGCCGGCTTCGCCAAGATCGTCGACTCCGTCGGCGGCGTGGAGATCGAGATCCCCAAGGGCGGCATGAAGGACACCAAGTCCGGCGCCGACTTCGAGGCGGGCAAGCAGACCCTCAACGGCGAGCAGTCCCTGGCGTTCGTCCGCACCCGGTACGCGCTCGCGGGCAGCGACCTGGACCGTACGAAGAACCAGCAGAAGTTCCTCTCGGCGCTCGCCAACCAGACGGCGACCCCGTCCACGGTCCTGAACCCCTTCAAGCTCTACCCGACGCTCAGCTCCGGCCTCGACACCCTCACCGTCGACAAGGACATGTCGCTGTGGGACCTCGGCTCGATGTTCCTGGCCATGAAGGGCGTCACCAGCGGCGACGGCAAGTCGATGAACATGCCGATCTCGGGCAACACCGGCAACGGCAACCTCCAGTGGGACACCGCCAAGGTCAAGCAGCTGGTCGAGCAGCTGAAGAACGACGAGAAGGTCACGGTGACCAGCGACCGGTAG
- a CDS encoding acyl-CoA thioesterase: MTDQATTPESDIPGKPTSASRTTLSHIMSHNDTNLLGTVHGGVIMKLVDDAAGAVAGRHSGGPAVTASMDEMAFLEPVRVGDLVHVKAQVNWTGRTSMEVGVRVLAERWNESTPPQQVGSAYLVFAAVDADGKPRPVPPVCPETERDERRYQEAQIRRRHRLARRRAILALRERRAAEGLD, encoded by the coding sequence ATGACAGACCAGGCCACCACCCCGGAATCCGATATTCCGGGCAAGCCGACTTCGGCGTCCCGGACCACCCTCAGCCACATCATGAGCCACAACGACACCAACCTGCTGGGGACGGTGCACGGTGGGGTGATCATGAAGCTCGTCGACGACGCGGCGGGGGCCGTGGCGGGGCGGCACTCGGGTGGGCCCGCCGTCACCGCGTCCATGGACGAGATGGCGTTCCTGGAACCCGTACGCGTAGGCGACCTGGTCCATGTGAAGGCACAGGTCAACTGGACCGGGCGTACGTCCATGGAGGTCGGCGTCCGGGTGCTCGCCGAGCGGTGGAACGAGTCGACGCCGCCGCAGCAGGTGGGGTCGGCGTATCTCGTGTTCGCGGCGGTGGACGCGGACGGGAAGCCGCGGCCGGTGCCGCCTGTGTGTCCGGAGACGGAGCGGGACGAACGCCGTTACCAGGAGGCGCAGATCCGCCGCCGGCACCGGCTGGCTCGCCGCCGGGCGATCCTGGCCCTCCGCGAACGCCGCGCGGCGGAGGGCTTGGACTAA
- a CDS encoding LCP family protein codes for MTQSSVRGEGARPRASHAGERSRSDGSSHAGERGRSDGSSDTGEAGGGDSSQEGQIPRARTASGGNGGDDGGDGGRRARRRGGKPRRILRWFALVLAVLILGTAGAGYLYYRHLNGNISKGKRNNGESDVKKTEPNAAGQTPLNILLLGSDSRNSKENVKLGGSKDQVGSKPLADVQMLVHVSADRKSASVVSIPRDTRVKIPECEDPETGETYPETNNIINMSLQRGGAGCTLATWQNLTGVYIDHWMMVDFGGVVKMADAIGGVEVCVEQNVWDRPLPGVPGGSGLKLKAGSHKIKGKQALQWLRTRHAFESDLGRAKAQHMYMNSMIRTLKGQNAFTDSGRLMGLAEAATDSLEVSEEIGTVKKLYDLGMKLKSVPMDRFTMTTMPTVPDPLNANHLVPKPTDADKVWSMIRGDVSFDKGGKSGKDGEGKSGASASPTPTGPAAAPAEGLAVTVVNGTAGDDSELAPVGSRATAVAGALQGKGFAKATASAQADPSSRTQITYPKSSGAQGRANALSVAEAVGVPSGQVRATADAVTTTLTIGSDWREGNTYPKQETPDAGDLPESADALSGSKEDACMPVYKPYRY; via the coding sequence ATGACGCAGAGCAGTGTGCGTGGGGAGGGGGCTCGTCCACGCGCCTCGCATGCGGGGGAACGGAGCCGCAGTGACGGTTCCTCGCACGCGGGGGAACGAGGTCGCAGTGACGGTTCCTCGGACACGGGGGAAGCGGGCGGCGGCGACTCCTCGCAGGAGGGGCAGATACCGCGGGCGCGGACCGCTTCGGGCGGGAACGGCGGCGACGACGGCGGGGACGGCGGCAGACGGGCGAGACGGCGGGGCGGCAAACCCCGGCGCATACTCCGGTGGTTCGCGCTGGTCCTCGCGGTGCTGATACTCGGGACGGCCGGCGCCGGATACCTCTACTACCGCCATCTGAACGGCAACATATCCAAGGGCAAGCGCAACAACGGTGAGTCCGACGTCAAGAAGACGGAGCCCAACGCGGCCGGTCAGACACCGCTGAACATCCTGTTGCTCGGCTCCGACAGCCGCAACTCGAAAGAGAACGTGAAGCTCGGCGGCAGCAAGGACCAGGTGGGCAGCAAGCCGCTGGCCGACGTCCAGATGCTGGTGCACGTCTCCGCGGACCGCAAGAGCGCCTCCGTCGTGAGCATCCCGCGCGACACCCGGGTGAAGATCCCCGAGTGCGAGGACCCCGAGACCGGGGAGACGTACCCGGAGACGAACAACATCATCAACATGTCGCTGCAGCGCGGCGGGGCCGGCTGCACGCTGGCCACCTGGCAGAACCTCACCGGTGTCTACATCGACCACTGGATGATGGTCGACTTCGGCGGCGTGGTGAAGATGGCCGACGCCATCGGCGGTGTCGAGGTGTGCGTGGAGCAGAACGTGTGGGACCGTCCGCTGCCGGGCGTCCCGGGCGGTTCGGGTCTGAAGCTGAAGGCGGGCAGCCACAAGATCAAGGGGAAGCAGGCCCTGCAGTGGCTGCGCACCCGGCACGCCTTCGAGAGCGACCTGGGCCGCGCCAAGGCCCAGCACATGTACATGAACTCGATGATCCGCACGCTGAAGGGCCAGAACGCCTTCACCGACAGCGGCAGGCTGATGGGGCTGGCCGAGGCGGCCACCGACTCCCTTGAGGTCTCCGAGGAGATCGGCACGGTCAAGAAACTGTACGACCTGGGGATGAAGCTCAAGTCCGTGCCGATGGACCGGTTCACGATGACGACCATGCCCACGGTGCCGGACCCGCTGAACGCCAACCACCTGGTCCCCAAACCCACGGACGCGGACAAGGTGTGGTCGATGATCCGGGGCGACGTGTCCTTCGACAAGGGCGGCAAGAGCGGCAAGGACGGCGAGGGAAAGAGCGGTGCGTCCGCGAGCCCGACGCCGACCGGGCCCGCGGCGGCGCCCGCCGAGGGGCTGGCCGTCACGGTCGTCAACGGCACGGCCGGCGACGACAGCGAGCTGGCGCCGGTGGGCAGCCGGGCCACGGCGGTCGCGGGCGCCCTGCAGGGCAAGGGGTTCGCCAAGGCCACCGCGAGCGCGCAGGCCGATCCCAGCTCGCGGACGCAGATCACGTACCCGAAGAGTTCGGGGGCGCAGGGCAGGGCGAACGCGCTGTCCGTGGCCGAGGCCGTCGGTGTGCCGAGCGGTCAGGTGCGCGCCACGGCCGACGCCGTCACCACCACGCTGACCATCGGCAGCGACTGGCGGGAGGGCAACACCTATCCGAAGCAGGAGACTCCGGACGCGGGTGACCTGCCCGAGAGCGCGGACGCCCTCAGCGGCTCCAAGGAGGACGCCTGCATGCCCGTGTACAAGCCGTACCGGTACTGA
- a CDS encoding LCP family protein, whose protein sequence is MSRSGGTRGDGTAGPGAGSAATGTGATRRRRRWLRWTGIGVAVTLVGAAGAGWAVYEKLNANITSDDDTAAELARYERERPTALVRAAQNILLIGSDSRSGDGNRKYGRDSGTERSDTTILLHLAANRRSATAVSLPRDLMVEIPSCRRSDGSRAAPVFSMFNYAFQKGGPACTIRTVEKLTGVRVDHHMVVDFHGFKDMVEAVDGVEVCLKEPIDDPAAKLRLPAGKVRLDGEQALGYVRARKTIGDGSDTDRMDRQQRFLGALVNKVRSNDVLLNPAKLYPVLDAATSSLTTDPGLANLRGLYDLVRGMRNIPTERVQFLTVPRESYALDANRDQLVEPEAEKLFERLRRDAPLEVAREVPEDSGAKRSTPEPVDEPARRGYSYDFERYRPGDGDEKGRFGPESGAHDGESGGKRADGTSATPDPTPSPAPTFRGNTAAEDVCG, encoded by the coding sequence GTGAGCCGGAGCGGTGGGACGCGTGGTGACGGGACGGCCGGGCCCGGTGCGGGCTCCGCCGCCACCGGAACCGGTGCCACCCGGCGCCGCAGACGGTGGCTGCGCTGGACGGGCATCGGCGTCGCCGTGACCCTCGTCGGCGCCGCGGGAGCCGGCTGGGCGGTGTACGAGAAACTGAACGCCAACATCACCTCGGACGACGACACGGCCGCCGAACTCGCCCGCTACGAGAGGGAACGGCCCACCGCACTGGTACGCGCCGCGCAGAACATCCTGCTGATCGGGTCGGACTCGCGGTCCGGGGACGGGAACCGCAAGTACGGCAGGGACTCCGGCACCGAGCGCTCCGACACCACGATCCTGCTGCACCTCGCGGCGAACCGGCGCAGCGCGACCGCCGTCTCGCTCCCGCGCGACCTGATGGTCGAGATACCGAGCTGCCGGCGGTCGGACGGCTCCCGCGCCGCCCCCGTGTTCTCGATGTTCAACTACGCCTTCCAGAAAGGCGGTCCGGCCTGCACGATCCGTACCGTCGAGAAACTGACCGGCGTGCGCGTGGACCATCACATGGTGGTGGACTTCCACGGGTTCAAGGACATGGTCGAGGCGGTCGACGGCGTCGAGGTGTGCCTGAAGGAGCCGATCGACGACCCCGCCGCGAAACTGCGGCTGCCCGCGGGCAAGGTGCGGCTCGACGGCGAGCAGGCCCTCGGTTACGTCCGGGCCCGCAAGACCATCGGCGACGGCAGCGACACCGACCGGATGGACCGCCAGCAGCGTTTCCTGGGAGCGCTCGTCAACAAGGTGCGCAGCAACGACGTACTGCTGAATCCCGCGAAGCTCTATCCCGTGCTGGACGCGGCGACGTCGTCCCTCACGACCGACCCCGGACTGGCGAACCTGCGGGGGCTGTACGACCTGGTCCGCGGTATGCGCAACATCCCCACCGAACGCGTGCAATTCCTTACCGTGCCGAGGGAGTCGTACGCCCTCGACGCCAATCGCGACCAGCTCGTCGAACCCGAGGCGGAGAAACTCTTCGAGCGGCTGCGCAGGGACGCGCCGCTGGAGGTCGCCAGGGAAGTTCCGGAGGATTCCGGCGCAAAGAGGAGCACCCCGGAGCCGGTTGACGAGCCGGCCAGGCGCGGCTATTCGTACGACTTCGAGCGCTATCGGCCGGGCGACGGGGACGAGAAGGGGCGATTTGGGCCCGAGTCGGGTGCGCACGACGGCGAATCGGGCGGAAAGAGGGCCGACGGGACCTCGGCCACGCCGGACCCCACACCGAGCCCCGCGCCGACTTTCCGGGGAAACACCGCGGCCGAGGACGTGTGCGGTTAA
- a CDS encoding glycosyltransferase family 2 protein produces the protein MNAEPAVQLPAVSVIMPVLNEERHLRGAVQAILAQEYAGEMEVVIAIGPSSDRTEEIAAELVREDPRVHTVPNPTGRTPAALNAAIKASRHPVVVRVDGHGMLSPNYIATAVRLLEETGAQNVGGIMHAEGENDWEHAVAAAMTSKIGVGNAAFHTGGQAGPADTVYLGVFRRAALEQQGGYNEEFIRAQDWELNFRIREAGGLIWFSPELRVSYRPRPSMQALAKQYKDYGRWRHVVARYHSGSINLRYLAPPTAVVAIVLGLVAGAAVTPWGFLVPLGYLAAISLGSLPAGKGLPLKARLRIPVALATMHMSWGWGFLTSPKALARKVIASRRPAVLSET, from the coding sequence ATGAACGCCGAACCCGCCGTGCAGCTTCCCGCCGTGTCCGTGATCATGCCCGTCCTCAACGAGGAACGGCATCTGCGCGGAGCCGTCCAAGCGATCCTCGCCCAGGAGTACGCGGGCGAGATGGAGGTCGTGATCGCCATCGGTCCCTCGTCGGACCGTACGGAGGAGATCGCGGCCGAACTCGTACGCGAGGATCCCCGGGTGCACACGGTCCCGAACCCGACCGGCCGCACCCCCGCCGCGCTGAACGCCGCGATCAAGGCGTCCCGCCACCCGGTCGTCGTCCGCGTCGACGGGCACGGCATGCTCTCGCCGAACTACATCGCGACCGCCGTGCGGCTCCTGGAGGAGACCGGCGCGCAGAACGTCGGCGGCATCATGCACGCCGAGGGCGAGAACGACTGGGAGCACGCGGTCGCCGCCGCCATGACCTCGAAGATCGGCGTGGGCAACGCGGCCTTCCACACGGGCGGCCAGGCGGGTCCCGCGGACACCGTCTACCTGGGCGTCTTCCGGCGGGCGGCGCTGGAGCAACAGGGCGGCTACAACGAGGAGTTCATCCGCGCCCAGGACTGGGAGCTGAACTTCCGGATCAGGGAGGCGGGTGGCCTCATCTGGTTCTCGCCCGAGCTGCGGGTCTCCTACCGGCCGCGCCCCTCGATGCAGGCCCTGGCCAAGCAGTACAAGGACTACGGCCGTTGGCGTCATGTCGTGGCCCGCTACCACTCCGGCTCCATCAACCTGCGCTATCTGGCGCCGCCGACGGCGGTCGTCGCGATCGTCCTCGGCCTCGTGGCGGGCGCCGCGGTGACCCCGTGGGGCTTCCTGGTCCCCCTCGGCTACCTCGCCGCGATCTCGCTGGGCTCGCTGCCCGCGGGCAAGGGGCTGCCCCTGAAGGCGCGGCTGCGGATCCCGGTGGCGCTGGCGACCATGCACATGTCGTGGGGCTGGGGTTTCCTCACCAGCCCGAAGGCGCTGGCCAGGAAGGTCATCGCGTCCCGCCGTCCCGCGGTGCTGAGCGAGACCTGA
- a CDS encoding LCP family protein — MPTPPSSPAPPPRRRPVRGPVRRPVRGGRPQWAMRVTTALSVAVLAAAGVGHAVVTGLDSDIHRIDPFKDMKNRPARGHGMNVLLVGTDGRDRITAREKAEYRLGGAPCHCTDTVMIVHLSEDRRRASVVSLPRDSYAETPPHVDRTTGDRHKSHPVKLNAAYAEGGPQLTVRTVEKMTDVKIDHYLEVDFISFMKTVDVLGGVRICTVRPLKDTVTGLDLATGTHDLNGGQALQYVRSRHVDGASDLGRMQRQQRFLAALIERATSSGVLLNPMRFRDVTRSVLGSVRADKGFGTNELIDLGRAMRGFSPSSSEFTTVPIGQMGYAVKGIGSTLKWDPKKAGRLFDTLRDDKPLAPHRVRSKALSVDVAPQQIRVQVENGTMTAGLGLRVDSGLAGTGFRTSRAPVNAQDRTLRRTVVRYDPRWDRSAKSLAAALPGSELHAVTGQGPLMKVVVGADFSGVRKVRADDPTQGEFATVTGDQVICPGPGGNG, encoded by the coding sequence TTGCCCACCCCGCCCAGCTCTCCCGCCCCTCCCCCGCGACGGCGTCCCGTACGGGGGCCCGTGCGGCGGCCCGTACGGGGCGGCCGGCCGCAGTGGGCCATGCGGGTGACGACCGCGCTGTCCGTGGCGGTGCTCGCGGCGGCCGGCGTCGGACACGCGGTGGTCACCGGTCTCGACTCCGACATCCACCGGATCGACCCCTTCAAGGACATGAAGAACCGGCCCGCCCGCGGCCACGGCATGAACGTGCTCCTGGTCGGCACCGACGGACGCGACCGGATCACGGCGCGGGAGAAGGCGGAGTACCGGCTCGGCGGCGCGCCCTGCCACTGCACGGACACGGTCATGATCGTGCACCTCTCCGAGGACCGGCGGCGGGCCAGTGTGGTGAGCCTGCCGCGCGACTCGTACGCCGAGACGCCCCCGCACGTCGACCGGACCACCGGCGACCGGCACAAGTCGCATCCGGTCAAGCTGAACGCGGCGTACGCGGAGGGCGGGCCGCAGCTGACCGTGCGCACGGTCGAGAAGATGACCGACGTGAAGATCGACCACTATCTGGAGGTCGACTTCATCAGCTTCATGAAGACCGTGGACGTGCTCGGCGGGGTGCGGATCTGCACGGTCCGGCCGCTGAAGGACACGGTCACCGGCCTCGACCTCGCGACCGGGACGCACGATCTGAACGGCGGACAGGCGCTGCAGTACGTGCGTTCGCGGCACGTCGACGGGGCCTCCGACCTCGGCCGGATGCAGCGTCAGCAGCGGTTCCTGGCGGCGCTGATCGAGCGGGCCACGTCGTCCGGGGTGCTGCTCAACCCGATGAGGTTCCGCGACGTGACGCGGTCCGTGCTCGGTTCCGTGCGGGCGGACAAGGGCTTCGGGACGAACGAACTCATCGACCTGGGACGGGCGATGCGGGGCTTCTCGCCGTCGTCCTCGGAGTTCACGACGGTCCCGATCGGACAGATGGGGTACGCCGTCAAGGGCATCGGCTCGACGCTGAAGTGGGACCCGAAGAAGGCGGGGCGGCTCTTCGACACCCTGCGCGACGACAAGCCGCTCGCTCCGCACCGGGTGCGGTCCAAGGCGCTGAGCGTCGATGTGGCTCCGCAGCAGATCCGGGTGCAGGTGGAGAACGGGACGATGACCGCGGGGCTGGGGCTGCGGGTCGACAGCGGGCTCGCGGGGACGGGGTTCCGGACCAGCCGGGCGCCGGTGAACGCGCAGGACCGGACGCTGCGGCGGACCGTCGTGCGGTACGACCCGCGCTGGGACCGGTCCGCGAAGTCGCTCGCGGCGGCGTTGCCGGGCAGTGAGCTGCACGCTGTGACGGGGCAGGGGCCGTTGATGAAGGTGGTGGTGGGGGCGGACTTCTCGGGGGTCCGGAAGGTGCGGGCGGACGATCCGACGCAGGGGGAGTTCGCAACGGTCACGGGCGACCAGGTGATCTGCCCCGGCCCGGGCGGCAACGGGTAG
- a CDS encoding acyl-CoA dehydrogenase, producing the protein MAGSADFDLYRPSEEHDMLRDAIRSLAEAKIAPHAAAVDEEARFPREALDALVAADLHAVHVPESYGGTGADALATVIVIEEVARVCASSSLIPAVNKLGSLPVILSGSEDLKKKYMTPLAKGDGMFSYCLSEPDAGSDAAGMKTKAVRDGDFYVLDGVKRWITNAGESEYYTVMAVTDPTKRSKGISAFVVEKSDPGVSFGAPERKLGIKGSPTREVYLDNVRIPADRMIGEEGTGFATAMKTLDHTRITIAAQALGIAQGALDYAKGYVQERKQFGKPIADFQGIQFMLADMAMKIEAARQLTYAAAAKSERGDKDLTFQGAAAKCFASDVAMEVTTDAVQLLGGYGYTRDYPVERMMRDAKITQIYEGTNQVQRIVMARNLP; encoded by the coding sequence TTGGCCGGATCGGCTGATTTCGACCTGTACCGCCCGTCCGAGGAGCACGACATGCTCCGGGACGCGATCCGCTCACTGGCCGAGGCGAAGATCGCGCCGCATGCCGCGGCCGTGGACGAGGAGGCCCGCTTCCCCCGGGAGGCCCTGGACGCGCTCGTCGCGGCCGACCTGCACGCCGTGCACGTACCGGAGTCGTACGGCGGCACCGGCGCGGACGCGCTCGCCACGGTCATCGTGATCGAGGAGGTGGCGCGGGTCTGCGCGTCCTCGTCGCTGATCCCCGCGGTGAACAAGCTCGGCTCGCTGCCCGTCATCCTGTCGGGCTCCGAGGACCTGAAGAAGAAGTACATGACGCCGCTGGCCAAGGGCGACGGCATGTTCTCGTACTGCCTCTCCGAGCCGGACGCCGGCTCCGACGCGGCCGGCATGAAGACGAAGGCGGTCCGCGACGGCGACTTCTACGTCCTGGACGGCGTGAAGCGCTGGATCACCAACGCCGGCGAGTCCGAGTACTACACGGTGATGGCCGTGACCGACCCCACCAAGCGCTCGAAGGGCATCTCGGCCTTCGTCGTCGAGAAGTCCGACCCGGGCGTCTCCTTCGGCGCCCCGGAGCGCAAGCTCGGCATCAAGGGCAGCCCGACCCGCGAGGTCTACCTCGACAACGTTCGCATCCCCGCCGACCGCATGATCGGCGAGGAGGGCACGGGCTTCGCCACCGCGATGAAGACCCTGGACCACACCCGCATCACGATCGCCGCGCAGGCGCTCGGCATCGCCCAGGGCGCGCTCGACTACGCCAAGGGGTACGTCCAGGAGCGCAAGCAGTTCGGCAAGCCGATCGCCGACTTCCAGGGCATCCAGTTCATGCTCGCCGACATGGCCATGAAGATCGAGGCCGCCCGCCAGCTCACGTACGCAGCCGCCGCCAAGTCCGAGCGCGGCGACAAGGACCTCACCTTCCAGGGCGCGGCGGCCAAGTGCTTCGCCTCCGACGTCGCCATGGAGGTCACCACGGACGCCGTCCAGCTCCTCGGCGGCTACGGCTACACCCGTGACTACCCGGTCGAGCGCATGATGCGCGATGCCAAGATCACGCAGATCTACGAGGGCACGAACCAGGTCCAGCGGATCGTGATGGCCCGCAACCTCCCGTAG